Part of the Plasmodium knowlesi strain H genome assembly, chromosome: 11 genome is shown below.
AGGCCCGTGGGACGGggcaaaaataataaatatatatatatatatatatatatatatatatatactttacGTGGGAAAAGGCATGTGCTGTGTACAATACACAAGAGTATGTACCTACACGCTCATACACCCAGTTTGGATCTACTTATCATCCGTCTAACCGCTCAACTCCATGATTGATTCCACCAAATCATTGTTATTCTTCTTTAGCACTTCAATTGCTCTTTCACGCGTGCACTTGGTTTGCGACATAATTAACTCAATGTCGTCCATCGAAACGTCTACCGCTTTTCCTGCAAAAGTGTGTAGTGGTGGCGCAAGGAGTGAAGATGGGGTGCAAACGTGCGTGCCCACATAGAGGCGTATATGGCACCATATATACCACGTTTTCTTTTAGACGAAACAAAAATGTTTGTATGCAAACAGACCAACTAGAGAGCGGGAGAATTAGTTGCTTACCTTCATCTAAGTCCTGAACTTTCTCGATCGCTTTTTCGGGGGCCTCGAAGTTCACCTCCTGTTCGTCCATCATGTCACCGTCCTTCGGGAGGCTATCTGGCAAGAGACCTGttgggggaggaagaagaaaaaaaaaaaaataaataaaacaattGATGAAGAGGGGTAAATATACTGGGCATATCATCTCGCTAAACTTCCTCTGTAAGCAGGTTGTAAAAATTGTCCTGCTCCCCACAGATGGAGCGACAGGTATCACAAGGGCACCCCGTCGTGACGACACTGTTGAAAGCACACAAGGTAAGAGCGAAAAAATGGGGcaataaatacatatgtacatgtgcaaaaaaaaaaaaaaaaaaaaaaaaaaaaaaaaaaagagtatgTAAAATTgtatacacatttatttgcATATAACACGCTCAAGCATTACTGTTGATCGAATTGGTGATATCATCCGTCTTGGCGTCTCCAAAAATGACATACGATTCGGTACCGTCAACTTTGTACACTTCCACATTGGATACGGCAAAAATCATTTTTTGTGACTTTTTTATAATGACTTTGTGTACATTGGGAATTGCCTTTAAGCCAAGTTTGACGAGCATCTTCCTGgctcttctttcccccttgcTCATCTTTGTCCTGTTTGGTggatttaaaatatttttattttcgtcattttcttcataggAGGAGCTCGATGAAATATCATCTTTGGAGTTTATTTTATCGTCATGCATTTTGCTTCGTACAAACTTCCTTTTGTATATTATGTGTATGGCTCGCGCCCGCGACAGTAGGTGAGTAACTTCTGAGGGGAGATTGATATACGACTTCAAGCGTGGCGTGCAAAgattgtttttttatatgtggCTACTTATTTGCAACTGTTTTTACTAGCTACCCAACTATTCATCACTTGCGGGAAACCGTACGAAATGTCAACGTTGTGGTATAATAATCCTTTAGCTATTGGGTGggaggaaaaacagaaaaaacgggtaaaagaataaatagaAAGCGGCGTAAGCAAAAGGTATGCAGAAGCTATTACAAATGACATACAATAATACAAATGCTgtacaaaaaattatacacgAATTGGTAATGCAACGTGATCTCTGCTAAATAAAgttaattatttttgcaaGGTTGTTATAGGCGGGGGGGAGAGTTTACCATATGTAGAAAAGTAAGCAAAGAACAAGCGGTGGTGGAGTACTCAAATTCTCAAAAGTAAAATAAGGCTGTGGTTCGTTCAAGCCGATTACTGTTTTGAATGTACGGATGGATTGATGGAGAGATATGCGCGGAAATGTAACCTACCTACTTACgtgcgtatatatgtatacgtatacatggtacggttgtttttttattcatatatatatgtatatatatacatgctcttcctttttcgtttccTTTGGGGGGTTTCTATTCTCTTAAAATGCTAAAGGGgtggaaattttaaatacTTGCCTGTgggatttatttttattctcagCGTGCTCGGGGGTAATCACTGggggaagcaaaaaaaaaaaaaaaaaaaaaaaaaaaaaaaaaaaaaaagtatcctCGCAAACGTGGGGTGGCCTGCAAAATCACGCTGGAACTGATTTGCGTTGGAAGTATATTTGCAGTGCCGTTACGAACATGGTGGAAGAATTATATACATGCGGAATTTCCACGCAGGCAGCCTTA
Proteins encoded:
- a CDS encoding nascent polypeptide-associated complex subunit alpha, putative gives rise to the protein MHDDKINSKDDISSSSSYEENDENKNILNPPNRTKMSKGERRARKMLVKLGLKAIPNVHKVIIKKSQKMIFAVSNVEVYKVDGTESYVIFGDAKTDDITNSINSLLPDSLPKDGDMMDEQEVNFEAPEKAIEKVQDLDEGKAVDVSMDDIELIMSQTKCTRERAIEVLKKNNNDLVESIMELSG